In Gossypium hirsutum isolate 1008001.06 chromosome D06, Gossypium_hirsutum_v2.1, whole genome shotgun sequence, one genomic interval encodes:
- the LOC107961082 gene encoding shikimate O-hydroxycinnamoyltransferase, producing MDVSVKRWSMIRPAQDTPKERQWISNLDVVRPTFHVPLLFFYKPNGSSDFFKRQVLQEALSKTLVQFYPMAGRLGRDENGRLEILCNAEGVLWIEAETTSAMDDLDGFTPCSKLRKLVPTADYSGDISSYPLIMAQVTTLKCGGVCLGIATHCTLADGTTTFHFINSWSEMARGLPQISMPPLINRTLLQARVPPIPRFHHLECDLPPSLNTSTSLGPNNHKPSTISIFKITQNQLNTLKAKSWEHGNKTNYSTYTILAAYIWRCATKARGLSYDQPTKLNMPINGRPRLHPPLPSTYVGNAVFAASLIALSGNLQSEPFVNTLERVHGTLKRMNNEYLKSALDYLETLPDITAATIKPGTYQCPNLNINKWTRLSIYDADFGWGRPIYMGLANVVEEGKIFILPSPTDDGSLSLVQLEGGAGLWQGKWPMGRAALGRDGKGAALGF from the exons ATGGATGTTAGTGTAAAGAGATGGAGCATGATACGCCCTGCTCAAGATACTCCTAAAGAAAGGCAATGGATTTCAAATCTGGACGTGGTGAGGCCAACATTCCATGTCCCTTTGCTGTTTTTCTACAAACCAAATGGCTCCTCTGACTTCTTCAAGCGTCAAGTGCTACAGGAGGCTTTAAGCAAGACTCTTGTGCAATTCTATCCTATGGCTGGGAGGTTGGGACGTGATGAAAATGGTAGGCTCGAGATATTATGCAACGCAGAGGGTGTTCTGTGGATAGAAGCTGAAACTACATCGGCCATGGATGATCTCGACGGTTTTACTCCCTGCTCAAAACTGAGGAAACTGGTTCCCACGGCTGATTACTCTGGAGATATCAGTTCTTATCCGCTTATTATGGCTCAG GTAACTACTCTTAAATGCGGTGGAGTCTGTCTTGGAATAGCTACTCATTGTACTTTGGCTGATGGCACAACGACCTTTCATTTCATTAATAGTTGGTCTGAAATGGCAAGAGGCCTGCCCCAAATTAGCATGCCACCACTTATTAACCGAACCCTTCTCCAAGCAAGAGTGCCACCAATCCCTAGATTTCATCATCTCGAATGTGACCTACCTCCTTCTTTAAACACCTCTACGTCACTTGGCCCTAATAACCATAAACCCTCAACTATATCTATTTTCAAGATCACACAAAATCAACTTAATACCCTAAAAGCCAAGTCATGGGAACATGGAAACAAAACCAATTACAGCACCTACACCATTCTAGCTGCATACATATGGCGTTGTGCAACTAAAGCTCGGGGCCTCTCATATGACCAGCCAACCAAGTTAAACATGCCAATTAATGGACGTCCTAGACTACATCCTCCCCTCCCATCAACGTACGTGGGTAATGCAGTGTTTGCAGCTTCATTAATTGCTCTATCTGGAAATCTGCAATCAGAACCGTTTGTAAATACCCTAGAACGAGTTCATGGAACATTGAAAAGGATGAATAATGAGTATCTAAAATCAGCTCTTGACTACCTAGAAACACTGCCAGATATAACAGCTGCCACGATAAAACCAGGCACTTACCAGTGCCCAAACCTAAATATCAACAAATGGACACGATTGTCTATATATGATGCAGATTTTGGATGGGGTCGACCAATATACATGGGTTTAGCAAACGTTGTCGAGGAAGGAAAAATATTCATACTACCAAGTCCAACCGATGATGGGAGCTTGTCACTG GTACAACTGGAGGGCGGTGCTGGACTATGGCAAGGCAAGTGGCCGATGGGACGTGCAGCGCTAGGCAGAGATGGCAAAGGTGCGGCATTAGGGTTTTAG
- the LOC121218662 gene encoding hydroxycinnamoyltransferase-like yields MAGRLGRDENGRLEMLCNAEGVLWIEAETTSAMDDLDGLTPCSKLRKLVPTADYSGDISSCPLIMAQVLLLNAVESVLE; encoded by the exons ATGGCTGGGAGGTTGGGACGTGATGAAAATGGTAGGCTCGAGATGTTATGCAACGCAGAGGGTGTTCTGTGGATAGAAGCTGAAACTACATCGGCCATGGATGATCTTGACGGGTTGACTCCCTGCTCAAAACTGAGGAAACTGGTTCCCACGGCTGATTACTCAGGAGATATCAGTTCTTGTCCGCTTATTATGGCTCAG GTACTACTCTTAAATGCGGTGGAGTCAGTCTTGGAATAG
- the LOC107961081 gene encoding shikimate O-hydroxycinnamoyltransferase-like, whose amino-acid sequence MYVSNAVFAASLIALSGNLQSEPFVNTLERVHGTLKRMNNEYLRSALDYLETLPDITVAMRKLDNYQCPNLHINKWTRLSIYDADFGWGRPIHMGPANVVHEGKIYILQSPTDDGSLTVVACLQTAHMKLFEKHLYKGLKSFDKIKARY is encoded by the coding sequence ATGTACGTAAGCAATGCAGTGTTTGCGGCTTCATTAATTGCTCTATCTGGCAATCTCCAATCAGAACCGTTTGTAAATACCCTAGAACGAGTTCATGGAACATTGAAAAGGATGAATAATGAGTATCTAAGATCAGCTCTTGACTACCTAGAAACACTGCCAGATATAACAGTTGCCATGAGAAAACTAGACAATTACCAGTGCCCAAACCTACATATCAACAAATGGACACGACTATCTATATATGATGCAGATTTTGGATGGGGTCGACCAATACACATGGGTCCAGCAAACGTTGTCCATGAAGGAAAAATATACATACTACAAAGTCCAACCGATGATGGGAGCTTGACAGTGGTAGCATGCCTACAGACTGCTCATATGAAACTCTTTGAGAAACATCTATACAAAGGCTTGAAGTCATTTGACAAGATCAAAGCTCGATATTAG